The Chitinophagales bacterium genomic interval CAAAAACATCTGGCCGCTTAACTACAGTTTCTTCTACGACTACAGCCTGAAAAACATGATGCAAGCCGGCACCATCGGTTGGTTTATGCTGATCTGGGGAATTGCACTTATCATCATAGCCGTGCCGGTGCTATCCTATTTCTATGGCAAACGCTGGTATTGCTCGTGGGTCTGCGGCTGTGGCGGACTCGCCGAAACGCTGGGCGATCCATTCAGGCAACTGTCCGACAAATCACTGAGGGCATGGAAAACCGAACGTTGGATGATTCATGGTGTTTTGGTTTTCGCCGTCGTGATGACGGGCGCGACACTGATCAATTTTTTTTCTGATTACAAGCTGCTGGGCAATGCCACCAATAACCTCCATCAGTGGTACGGTTTCCTGATTGGTTCTGTATTTTCAGGAGTCGTGGGCACCGGATTTTACCCGCTGATGGGCAACCGCGTCTGGTGCAGGTTTGGTTGTCCGCTGGCTGCCTGGTTAGGTATGATGCAACGTTTCAAATCCAGGTTCAGGATCACCACCAACGGCGGACAATGTATCTCCTGCGGAAATTGTTCCACCTATTGTGAGATGGGCATTGATGTGCGCTCCTATGCGCAGCGCGGTGAAAATATCGTACGGTCATCCTGCGTGGGATGTGGCATCTGTGCCGCAGTGTGTCCGCGCGGCGTGCTCCGGCTGGAGAATGGTCCGGAAGAAGGCAGGATAAAAGTTGATGTGTCGGCGTGAGATTGTTTTCGAATGAATTGATCATTAGATCTGCAGTCATCACCATCATATGCGATGAAGTGTAAGCAATGATTACTTACCAGGGCTCCGTATCGAAGTGATTTTTTTTCGCGGGTTTATGTTTGCTGCCGGTTGCAGCGTCTCCCTTTCTGCTGCGTGCCTTTTGCAACGACTGCCTTCTGCGATTGTTTCTTGCTTGTTTCTCTATGATATTGACTTCCTGCTTCCCGGCATTTTTTTTCGCATCTATGGCAGCCTTCAGCCGCAAGGCGAGTTCCTTTTTTTCTTTTTTGGTCATGATACAATCTATTTTGATGATTGTATTTTAACCAATAACATGAACAATCAAAAACAGATTTTCACAATCAGTTTGCCACAAGGTGCCGGTATTGCGCATGATATGAACCGGTTTCAATCAGTGGATGGTTTTCTTTCCGGCAGATAAAATGATTGGTCGCATCACCCCATTTTTCACTGCCAATCCTGCGCATGGGCACTAAAACAGCCGTCATAATTTATCTACCTTCGCCAGCCTATTCATCATGAGCGGGAAATTAATTGTCATTACCGCGCCATCAGGCGCAGGAAAAACCACGATCGCCAGGCACCTGCTGGAAAGTTACCCCATGCTTGAGTTTTCCGTTTCCGCCACTACCCGCAAGCGGCGACCGGATGAAGTGCATGGTAAGGATTATTATTTTCTGACGGAAGAGCAATTCAGGCAGCGCATCAGCAACGAATCATTTGTTGAGTGGGAAGAAGTTTATAAGGGAGTTTATTACGGCACCCTCCACGACGAGGTGGAAGCTATCTGGAAAGCAGGAAAGGATGTCTTGTTTGATGTAGATGTGAAAGGCGCCATGAGCCTGAAAAAAAAGTACGGCGACAAGGCGCTCACCCTTTTCATTAAGCCGCCTTCCATTGAAGTATTAACGGAGCGCTTACGAAGCAGGGCTACAGAAACGCAGGAACGCATTGATGAACGGATTGCGAAAGCAGCCTACGAATTACAGTTTGAAAGTTACTTTGATGAAACCATCGTTAATGATGCATTGCCGGAGACATTGCAACAGGCAATGCTGATCACTGACCGTTTTTTATTTTCATGATCCTGCGTTCTCAGAAATCAATCTGAACAAGGCTCACGCTGCCATCCGGTGTAGCCGTTTCATCGTATACGGTACCATATGCGGGATGATAAACCCGCAGGTAATAATAATCTTCCTTAAGGCCGGTGAAAACGGCGAGGCCGGCCGAATCACTGTTGCGGACGGCAACCATCTCTGTACTGTTGTCGCGGTCATCTTCCGTAGAATACAACTCCGCAGTCGCTCCGCTTATTGGAATATAAACAAGTTGCCCGTTAACTCCTCCCTGCAGCAGGTTAACACTTACCCTGATGGTTGCATTGTGCATATGCAACAGCACATCTTCGGGTTCATGCTGCTCACAGGCAACGGTCAGTGTTATCATCAGCATCAGCAAAACGAAGGGTCGCATAAAAAACTGAATAGTCATGTAAATTTACTACTATTGAATACAAATGAACGGCACTGCTATAAAGCACAAACAGATGCCGGCATTATCATTGAAGACCGTTCATTACAGCAGTGAATTAAATTATTGCATTTAGGGTAAAGTTCATGATCTTTACGCAACAGTTATAACGGATAAATTTCAATTTCATGAAGTTATATTTTACACTTCTTTTTTTCCTTTTTGCCGGAAAGCTGAGCGGGCAAACACCAACTATTGAGTGGGCAAAATGTTATGGTGGCAGCAATAACGACCGCGCCTATTCCGCCATTCAAACAAGTGATGGAGGTTACCTGATCTGCGGGTTCACGAATTCTACCGACGGTGATGTTACGGCCAATCACGGCAGTTCCGACGGATGGCTGGTGAAAACCAATCCTGATGGTTCTATCCTCTGGCAAAAGTCCTATGGTGGTTCCAATGCCGATATCTTCCGCTCAGTTGCTGTCAGCAGTTCAGGCTATGTGGTATGCGGTGAAACTGCATCAGATGATGGTGATGTTAGCTTCAATCATGGTCAGAAAGATTTCTGGGTTGTCGGCGTTGGCATAACAGGCAACCTCATCTGGGAAAAAACCTATGGAGGAAGCAATGATGATTTTGCCTATGACCTGGCTGTGTCTGACAGCGGCTACTTTGTGATTGGTCAGACTTATTCTACCGATGGAGATGTGACCGGTTACAAGGCAAATGGTGATGCATGGCTGATATCCATCAATCAAACAGGAAACCTGATTGATCAAAAAGCGAAAGGCGGACAGGACGAAGATGCTTACACCGCGCTGATACCTGTCTTGTCAGGTGGATTCCTCGTTGGCGGCTATACATATTCTAATGATGGCAATGTGCAGGGCCTTAATCACGGTGGTTCAGATGCCTGGCTGGTGAAAGTGGGCAAGACCGGCAATTTTCAATGGACGCAATGTTATGGTGACACCAGCAATGACGGACTTACAGAACTGACGGAAAACGGATCCGGAAATTACGTGATATCAGGATGGATTACCGAAGCGGCCAATCAGAATGCCTGGATCTTCAGCACTGACCTGAATGGTGTATTTCTTTCAGGCGACAGCTACGGAGGCGATGACAAGGAATACGGCGGTGCGATCTTCAGAAACGTGGTGAACCGTTACATCTCCGTTCCATCCTCATCTTCTGCAGTTTCCGGTGATTTAACGTGTCATATAGGAAGCGATGATATCTGGATGATAGAAACTGAAACTGCAGGAACGCTCAACTGGCAGTTGTGCCTTGGCGGCACTTCCGTCGACCGGAGCACCAGCTGCCTGCTCACTGCTGATACCAGTTACCTGGTCACCGGCTACACCAATTCTACCGATGAGAATGTTACCGGCAACCATGGAAGCTATGACTGGTGGGTAGTGAAACTTGCTCCCACGTGTGCTTCCTATGCTTCTTTCACTTATGCAGTAGACGGATTTACGGTTACATTCGACAACAACTCTGAAAACAGTACCGAATGGTTCTGGACTTTCGGCGACGGCAACACATCAGGACAGAAACATCCGGTTCATACCTATGCCGCAACCGGTGTCTATGAAGTTTGCCTCATCTCAAAAACCACCAACTGCCTGCCTGATACCTTGTGCTCTGTAATCCATATCTGTGGGGCACCCGCTTCAGCCTCATTCTCTTATACACTTGATAACGGAACAGCCACCTTCAGCAATGCATCCACCAATGCCGGCATCTGGCAATGGGACTTTGGTGACGGCAGCACATCATCATCAGAAAATCCGGAACACACGTTCCTCAACAACGGTAACTACCAGGTATGCCTTACCGCTATTGATGAAGGTTGTTCTGAAAGCACTTATTGCGAGAATGTTACAGTCTGTGTGGCGCCTACCTTGTCGCTGTTTGAATACACCATTGACGGCGGTCTCGTATCCTTTGTCAATACCTCTCCATCATCAGAAAGCTGGTTCTGGACTTTTGGCGATGGAAGCACTTCCACGGAAGAAAACCCGCAATATGCTTATTCCGTCAGCGACACCTACGATGTTTGCCTCGTAGTGACAGACGCCTGCGGATCAGATACCAGTTGTCAGACCATTGAGATCTGCGTACCGCCTGCTGCGGGATTCAGCTACTTCACCACCGGCAGTTTCACTTTTAACTTTATCGATGAATCACTGTATACGGACCAGTGGATATGGATGTTTGGTGACGGTGACTTTTCTACCAATAGCAATCCTGTTCATACTTATGATTTCGGTGGCACCTATGAAGTGTGCCTGGTCGCAAAAAATGATTGCGGCAATGATACTAGTTGCCAGGTAATTGTAATCGAATGCCCTGCTTTTGAATCGGGATTTTCTTTCACACAATCCATTGATACCGTCTTTTTCTCTGATCAGTCTTCTGCCACTGCCAACTCATGGGCATGGTATTTTGATGACGGCAATATTTCCATGCAGCAAAATCCTGTGCACATTTATGCTGAAGACGGTATCTACAATGTTTGTATGGCGGTAACTGACGGATGCACGCAGGATACGGTCTGCCATAAGGTAACCGTGGTGGGTGTATTTACAGAAGAACCAACATCAGCCAATGAACTTCAGCTTTTCCCCAACCCGATGCATGCAACAACTACAATCCGGTTCATGCTCGCCACTGCATCGCCGGTAAGTATTTCACTGATAAG includes:
- the gmk gene encoding guanylate kinase encodes the protein MSGKLIVITAPSGAGKTTIARHLLESYPMLEFSVSATTRKRRPDEVHGKDYYFLTEEQFRQRISNESFVEWEEVYKGVYYGTLHDEVEAIWKAGKDVLFDVDVKGAMSLKKKYGDKALTLFIKPPSIEVLTERLRSRATETQERIDERIAKAAYELQFESYFDETIVNDALPETLQQAMLITDRFLFS
- a CDS encoding PKD domain-containing protein, producing the protein MKLYFTLLFFLFAGKLSGQTPTIEWAKCYGGSNNDRAYSAIQTSDGGYLICGFTNSTDGDVTANHGSSDGWLVKTNPDGSILWQKSYGGSNADIFRSVAVSSSGYVVCGETASDDGDVSFNHGQKDFWVVGVGITGNLIWEKTYGGSNDDFAYDLAVSDSGYFVIGQTYSTDGDVTGYKANGDAWLISINQTGNLIDQKAKGGQDEDAYTALIPVLSGGFLVGGYTYSNDGNVQGLNHGGSDAWLVKVGKTGNFQWTQCYGDTSNDGLTELTENGSGNYVISGWITEAANQNAWIFSTDLNGVFLSGDSYGGDDKEYGGAIFRNVVNRYISVPSSSSAVSGDLTCHIGSDDIWMIETETAGTLNWQLCLGGTSVDRSTSCLLTADTSYLVTGYTNSTDENVTGNHGSYDWWVVKLAPTCASYASFTYAVDGFTVTFDNNSENSTEWFWTFGDGNTSGQKHPVHTYAATGVYEVCLISKTTNCLPDTLCSVIHICGAPASASFSYTLDNGTATFSNASTNAGIWQWDFGDGSTSSSENPEHTFLNNGNYQVCLTAIDEGCSESTYCENVTVCVAPTLSLFEYTIDGGLVSFVNTSPSSESWFWTFGDGSTSTEENPQYAYSVSDTYDVCLVVTDACGSDTSCQTIEICVPPAAGFSYFTTGSFTFNFIDESLYTDQWIWMFGDGDFSTNSNPVHTYDFGGTYEVCLVAKNDCGNDTSCQVIVIECPAFESGFSFTQSIDTVFFSDQSSATANSWAWYFDDGNISMQQNPVHIYAEDGIYNVCMAVTDGCTQDTVCHKVTVVGVFTEEPTSANELQLFPNPMHATTTIRFMLATASPVSISLISTAGIKRNIISNERFDAGEHTLDFARNNLAAGVYLLQVQLKDSVMLRKLVLDVE